The following proteins come from a genomic window of Leucoraja erinacea ecotype New England chromosome 1, Leri_hhj_1, whole genome shotgun sequence:
- the LOC129701298 gene encoding myosin light chain 5-like: protein MASRKTKKKEGGAKRAQRASSNVFSSFEQTQIQEFKEAFTLIDQNRDGFIDKEDLKDTYASLGKLNVKDDELESMLQEATGPINFTMFLNLFGAKLHGSDPEDVMLNAFKMFDPNGKGNINKDELKQLLMTQADKFTAEETNQMFQSSPIDSAGNLDYKSLCYIITHGEEKED, encoded by the exons ATG GCGAGCAGGAAGACCAAAAAGAAGGAAGGCGGCGCCAAGCGAGCCCAGAGGGCTTCCTCCAACGTCTTCTCCAGCTTTGAACAGACCCAGATCCAGGAATTCAAGGAA GCTTTCACTCTGATTGACCAGAACAGAGATGGCTTCATTGACAAAGAAGATCTGAAAGACACTTATGCATCCTTGG gCAAACTCAACGTAAAAGATGACGAACTAGAATCCATGTTGCAAGAGGCTACTGGTCCAATTAACTTCACCATGTTTTTAAATCTGTTTGGAGCAAAGTTACATG GTTCTGATCCAGAAGATGTGATGCTAAATGCCTTCAAAATGTTTGATCCAAATGGGAAAGGAAACATCAACAAAGACGA ATTGAAACAATTGTTAATGACACAAGCTGACAAGTTCACAGCTGAGGAG ACTAACCAGATGTTTCAGTCCTCTCCCATTGATTCGGCGGGTAACCTGGATTATAAATCACTCTGCTACATCATCACACACGGTGAAGAAAAGGAAGACTAA